The Desulfovibrio piger DNA segment GTCGTCGAAGATGGCCGGGCCGTGCATGGCGCCCCGGGCGTACATGACCGTATCCACGCCGGTCTGCTCCAGCACGCGCAGGCCGTCCCGGGCGCTGAACAGGTCGCCGCTGGCGATGAGGGGGATGTCCAGGGCTTGCTTGAGCTCGGCCAGCACCTCGTGGGCGGCCTCGCCGCCGAAGCCCTGGCGCGCCGTACGCGGGTGCAGGGTGATCCAGCCCGCGCCCAGATCCTGGAGGCGCAGGGAAAGGTCGCGCCAGACATGCCTTTGGCTGTCCAGGCCCAGACGGATCTTGAAGCCCACCCGTCCGGGACCGGCGGCCTGGAGCATGGCGCGGGCCACTTCGAGGGCATTGGGCACATCGCCCAGCATGGCGGCCCCGGCCCCCTGTTTGAGGACCTTGGCCACCGAGCAGCCCATGTTGAGGTCGAACCAGCCGTAGCCCACGTCGCGGAGCATCTCCACGGCCCGTTGCAGGAAGGAGGCCTCGGCGCCGAAAAGCTGGACCACCAGCGGCTGGTCCTCGGGCAGGCTCTGCAACAGCTCGCCGGTGCCGGGGCTGCGGTAGACAAGGCCCTTGGCGCTGACCATCTCGGTCACGCAGACCGCCGCGCCGTACTGGCGGCAGAGCAGGCGGAAGGGCAGGTCGCTGTAGCCGGCCAGGGGCGCCAGCCAGGGGTGCTCCCGGTCGAAGGGCAGGCTGTCGGGGGTGGCCGGGGATTCCGGCAGGAAAAACGCTTTGTGCATCATCAATGTTCCGTAGTGCGGGACGCAGGGTCTTCGGGTTGCATCTGTTGCAGGCGCTGCTGCGCCAGCTGGTCCACGCTGCGGGGGGCAGCGGCCGTGGGGCAGGCGGGACCGGGGCAGGATTCCTCGGGGCAGCCGGTGTGGCAGCAGATATGCCTGTTCAGCATGTCCACGCCGATGCGCAGGCCGTCGCCCAGGGTATCGGCCACAAAGCCGTCGCTCAGGCAGTCGATGACGCCCGTGCGGCCGAGGATGTCGCGCACGTTGCGGCTGCCCACCACCAGGACCACCGGCACACTGCGGGCATAGCAGCGTTCGAGGAACTGCTCAAGGGCATGGGCGCCGGAGGCATCCAGCCAGAACACGCGGGTCAGGTGCAGGACCACCAGACGGGGCGGCGTGTCGTCCTCTTCGTAGAGCTGGCGCTCCAGCTCATGGATGGCGCCGAAGAAGAGCGTGCCTTCGATGACGTAGACCACCAGGCCTTCGGGCATGTTGTCCGGGGCATAGCGCATGAGCGGGTCCGTGGCCCGCAGGCGGCGTACCCGGGGATGGGCCGCCTTGTAGATGAAGAGGGTCAGGGAGAGCAGCACGCCGATGAACACGGCCCGCTCCAGATCGAGGAGCAGGGTGGACGCGAAGGTGATGAGCAGCACCCAGCGGTCGATGCGCGTGGCCCGCAGGCAAAGGCGGATGGCCGGGATGTCGATCATGTTCACCGAGATGAGCAGCAGCACGCCCGCCAGGGCAGGCATGGGCAGCCAGCTGACCAGCGGCGCCATAACGAAGAGCATGGGCAGGGCCAGCAGGCCCGAAAAGACCGTGCCCATGCGGCTGCGCCCGCCGCTGGTGACCACCAGGGCGCTGCGGGTGAAGGAGCCGCAACCGGGGATGCCGGAGGTGAGGCCCGCGGCGATGTTGCCGAGGCCCTGGCCGATGAGTTCCTGGCTGCCGTCGAAGCGGTCGCCGCGGATGCCCGCCAGCTGCTTGCCGATGGCCAGGGATTCCACGGCGCCCAGCAGGGCGATGGCCAGCGCGGGCATGAACAGGTCGCGGATGGAGGCCATGTCGAAGGCCGGGGGCAGGGAAAGGGGCGGGACCACGCTGGGGATGGCGCCCACCAGGCGCACGCCCTGCTCGTGGAAACCCAGCAGGGCCGAGACGGCGGAGATGATGACCAGGGCCGCCAGGGTGGCCGGGAAGCGGCGCGAGATGCGCTTGAAAAGCAGGATCAGCAGGATGGTGCCCCCGGAGACCAGCAGGCACCAGATGTTGAGATGAGTGAAGTTGTGGATGACGTGATCGATCTGGGGGAAGAATCCCTGTGCCTGGGAGGAGGGCAGGCCCAGCGCGGTCTTGAGCTGGCCCGACGCGATGAGCAGGGCCGCACCGGCGGAGAAGGCCACCATGACCGAATGGGAGATGAAATTGGCCAGCTCGCCCAGACGGGCAAGGCCCATGCCCACCTGGATGAGGCCGCAGAGCAGGGCGATGCCGAAGATGTAGGGCATGCGGGCCTCTTCGGGCAGACTGGCCACGGTGATGCCGCCGATGCTGACCGTGCTCATGGTGGTGAACAGCACCATGGAGATGGCGTTGGTGGGGCCGGCGGCCAGATAGCGGGCCGACCCCCAGAGGGCGGCCACGATGACCGGCAGCATGCAGGCATAGATGCCGTATTGCGGGTGCACCCCGGCGATGAGGGCATAGGCCATGGCCTGGGGGACGGCCATGGGGGTGACGGTGAGCGCGGCGACGAAGTCGGCGCGGAAGTCGCGCAGGCTGTAGTGACGCAGTTCGTTCAGGAAGGGGAAGAGGCGGGCGGCATTCATGGCGGCGCTCCGAGGTATGGAAGGTGACGGGCCCGGAAGGGCGACGCCCGGCAGGACAGGGCGCCGGAAAAAAACGGCGCATGTCCCCGCAGGGCGGGCGGCATCGTGACAGGAAAGGGGCAGGGTATCCCGACGGCGTGCGCCGTGTGGCGTACGGTTCCGCCGTCCTGGCAGGGGACGGCGGCGTTACGGGGGATCGGCCTGCCCCGGCCTAGTCGTGGGAGTCGTCTTCCAGCTTGAGGACGTCCTGCCCCAGTGCGTAGCGCATGAGGGAAGGACGCTCCGCGGATTTTTTCAGGGAGCCGATGATGCGGGTCATGCGGCGGGTGCCTTCCAGCACGCCGCCCAGATGCCCGGCCAGTTCCGTCAGGTCGGCGCGGGCCAGGATCTTTTCCAGTTCCAGGGCCAGGCGCTGGCCGCGTGAATCCTCGTGGAACTCCGCACGCAGTTCGCGGGAAAGGCGCAGGGCACGGGAAAGGTTGTTGTCGATGTCTTCCACCAGCTCGCCGCAGTATTCGGCCTGGTTGCGCATGATGTTCAGGGCATTGTTGCCGTAGTGGGCCATGGCGCCGGCGGCCTTTTCCAGCGTGTCGCGGGCCACGGCCAGGCGGCGGCCCGTGGTCAGGGACACGATGCGGGCGCATTTGGACAGGAAGTGGGCGTCGTACATCTCGAAGCCGTATTCCCGCTGGGTGTAGAGCAGCACCAGGCCGAAGGGCGGCCGGTCGTTGCGTTCGCGCAGCACGAAGGCCAGACGGGAACGGTAGCCCGCCTTGTAGACCACGCAGTCGAAGGACTCGCCGCCGCGTTCGATGCCCCGCAGGTTGTTGGACACCACATGCCGGGCCGAGCCTTCCTTGACCGTGCGCATGACCGGGTGGTTGCGGATGCCTTCTTCCAGGGCGGGGACCACCATGGGGATGCCGCCGCCGTCACGGCGCGCGGCGGCCTGCACCACCCACTCGCCCTGGGGGTTGCGCAGACGGCAGACATAGAGGTCGGCATGCAGGGCATGGACCAGGATCTCGGCGCTCTGGCGCAGCACTTCTCCGGGGGGCGCCATATGGTCGGCCATGGAGAGCAGGTCGTTGGAGACACGCAGCAGGGTCTCCGTCTCGCTCTGCATGGCGGCGACGGAGGAGAGCAGCTGGAGCAGCGAGCGCCAGCTGCGCAGGGGCACGGCCCGCACATCGGGCTGGTAGCCGCGCTTCAGGGAGCGGTAGGCGGCCCGGATAAGGGCGATGATGGCAGGACGCACTTCGGGCGGCGCGTGTCTGACGATCTCGGTGATGGCTTCGCGCGGGGTGCGCAGGGAGTGGTATGACACGAAAATTCTCGCTTGGCGGCAGGTCCGCCCTGAAGATCTTATGAAATAAGGACAACGTTCAGAATAACAATATCGCAACCTTTGTCAATGCGCGCGCCGTCTTGCACGAGGTCCCGTCCCGGCCGTACGCCGGAGCGGGGCGGCGGAAAAGAGTTGAGTCCCGGAACAAAACATCGTACAAGCAGGCCATTCAGACTGAAACCGCACATCTTGCGGATGATCCAAGGAGAACTCCCCATGCGTATTCGTTTCCTCGTCCTTTCCCTGCTCGTCCTCTGCCTCGCCGTCAGCGGCTGCCAGCAGACCCAGGAACCCGCCGTCAAGGTCGGCGTGGTCGATATGAACCGCCTGCTGCGTGACAGCGAGCCCGGCAAGGAAGCCAGCCGCTTCCTGGAAGGCATGCAGAAAGAGATCCAGCAGCAGATCGACGACGTGCAGGCCCGTCTGGGCAAAGACCCCGAGAACGAAGCCCTGCAGCGTGAACTGCAGGCCATCTACATGGGTGGCCAGCAGCGCATCAACGCCGAACAGCAGAACGTGGTCAGCCAGCTGCTGGACCTGACCCAGCGTCTGGTGAACAACTACCGCAAGGCCAACGGCCTGAGCGTGGTGCTGGGCACGGACGTGGCCGTGGCCTATGATCCCGCCCTGGACGTGACCAATGCCCTGCTGGACGAAATGAACAAGCAGAAGGTCAACTTCGTGTCCGTGAGCAACCCCCAGCCCGAAGCTCCCGCCGCGGCCGAAGCTCCCGCCGACGAAGCGCCCGCCAAGGCCGCCCAGGACACCAAGGCCGCGGAGAAGCCCGCTGAAAAGCCCGCTCCCGCCGCCGAAAAGCCCGCTGCCGAAAAGGCCGCTCCGGCCGAAGCCAAGGCCAAGTAGCCCCAGTCTTCGATGCTATCCAAGAGCCCCGGTCCTTCCGGGGCTCTTTTTGTCTCTTCCGTCCGGCGGCATCCAGGTGCCGCACGGCGGGAGGTATTTTTGAGGGAACAATGAAAGACTTTGAAAAATTCATCGACGGTTTCAGGAACTTCCGCCGCTTCTACTTCGATGCGGAAAACGACTACTACACGTCCCTGAACAAGGGGCAACATCCCAAGGCCATCGTCATCGCCTGCAGCGATTCCCGTGCCGATCCGGCCCTGCTCATGGGCTGCGACCCGGGCGACATCTTCGTGGTGCGCAACGTGGCCAACCTGGTGCCCCATGCCGACGACGCCCTGCGTCGCGATGCCGTGCTGGCCGTGCTGGAATACGGGGTGCACCACCTCAAGGTGGAGCATATCATCGTGCTGGGGCACTCCGGCTGCGGCGGCATCCAGGCCCTGCTGAACCCCGAATCGCTGCATGACGAGAGCTTCGTGGCCAACTGGGTCTCCATGGCCGCGCCCGCCCTGGAACGGATGCGCGAGGACGTGCGCGACGAGAGCCCGGCCGACCGGCAGCGCCACTGCGAAGAGGCCGCCATCCTGGTCTCCATCGACAACCTGCTCTCCTACCCCTGGATCCAGGAACGGGTGGCCGCCCACGAGCTGTCGCTGCACGCCTGGTATTTCGACATGTCGCAGGGCTCCCTGCTGGCCTATTTCCCGGACAGCGAGACCTTCGAGCCCCTGGTGGCCCACTGCCGCCAGTGCGGGGCCCTGGACGCCGCCTGTGGCTGCCATGCGCATGGCGTCCAAGCCTAGGACAGGCCCGGCGCCTGTCCTCCCC contains these protein-coding regions:
- a CDS encoding tRNA dihydrouridine synthase, yielding MMHKAFFLPESPATPDSLPFDREHPWLAPLAGYSDLPFRLLCRQYGAAVCVTEMVSAKGLVYRSPGTGELLQSLPEDQPLVVQLFGAEASFLQRAVEMLRDVGYGWFDLNMGCSVAKVLKQGAGAAMLGDVPNALEVARAMLQAAGPGRVGFKIRLGLDSQRHVWRDLSLRLQDLGAGWITLHPRTARQGFGGEAAHEVLAELKQALDIPLIASGDLFSARDGLRVLEQTGVDTVMYARGAMHGPAIFDDHLHLCRGEEPQPPSPAALRAMVLRHMELAQELCPGRAALWKMRSVVPRYVRSLPGVKALRLELCRCTSWEGLHELMDRFLPE
- a CDS encoding SulP family inorganic anion transporter, with the translated sequence MNAARLFPFLNELRHYSLRDFRADFVAALTVTPMAVPQAMAYALIAGVHPQYGIYACMLPVIVAALWGSARYLAAGPTNAISMVLFTTMSTVSIGGITVASLPEEARMPYIFGIALLCGLIQVGMGLARLGELANFISHSVMVAFSAGAALLIASGQLKTALGLPSSQAQGFFPQIDHVIHNFTHLNIWCLLVSGGTILLILLFKRISRRFPATLAALVIISAVSALLGFHEQGVRLVGAIPSVVPPLSLPPAFDMASIRDLFMPALAIALLGAVESLAIGKQLAGIRGDRFDGSQELIGQGLGNIAAGLTSGIPGCGSFTRSALVVTSGGRSRMGTVFSGLLALPMLFVMAPLVSWLPMPALAGVLLLISVNMIDIPAIRLCLRATRIDRWVLLITFASTLLLDLERAVFIGVLLSLTLFIYKAAHPRVRRLRATDPLMRYAPDNMPEGLVVYVIEGTLFFGAIHELERQLYEEDDTPPRLVVLHLTRVFWLDASGAHALEQFLERCYARSVPVVLVVGSRNVRDILGRTGVIDCLSDGFVADTLGDGLRIGVDMLNRHICCHTGCPEESCPGPACPTAAAPRSVDQLAQQRLQQMQPEDPASRTTEH
- a CDS encoding OmpH family outer membrane protein, whose product is MRIRFLVLSLLVLCLAVSGCQQTQEPAVKVGVVDMNRLLRDSEPGKEASRFLEGMQKEIQQQIDDVQARLGKDPENEALQRELQAIYMGGQQRINAEQQNVVSQLLDLTQRLVNNYRKANGLSVVLGTDVAVAYDPALDVTNALLDEMNKQKVNFVSVSNPQPEAPAAAEAPADEAPAKAAQDTKAAEKPAEKPAPAAEKPAAEKAAPAEAKAK
- a CDS encoding carbonic anhydrase codes for the protein MKDFEKFIDGFRNFRRFYFDAENDYYTSLNKGQHPKAIVIACSDSRADPALLMGCDPGDIFVVRNVANLVPHADDALRRDAVLAVLEYGVHHLKVEHIIVLGHSGCGGIQALLNPESLHDESFVANWVSMAAPALERMREDVRDESPADRQRHCEEAAILVSIDNLLSYPWIQERVAAHELSLHAWYFDMSQGSLLAYFPDSETFEPLVAHCRQCGALDAACGCHAHGVQA